A genomic region of Oryza glaberrima chromosome 1, OglaRS2, whole genome shotgun sequence contains the following coding sequences:
- the LOC127752897 gene encoding uncharacterized protein LOC127752897 codes for MAGIRWPPEDPEIFPSRMVTGGGGGGAGGGPPGPPGEMASDDDRSVAADSWSIKSDYGSTLDDEQRYADAAEVLLASSSSAAAASGPAAATTASVAANPSGDFSFDKDVPDSADMEPPLLGLPNYHQDGSYAEYLANFQERSHTDDWFGTENMDVLVSWTKNLCSNKDLRSCSVLDIGTGSGRLSQQLAKQGFSDLTGIDHSEGAIEVARNLAIRDGFEHINFLVDDVLESKLERRFELVMDEGTLDTIGLHPDGPVKRMMYWQSVAGLVSPGGILVITSCSRTKDELVQEVESFNQRKLSAMGSEGAQASDTAVFKYIDHVQTYPIVDSSCITTVAFSHS; via the exons ATGGCGGGGATACGGTGGCCGCCCGAGGACCCGGAGATCTTCCCGTCGAGGATggtgaccggcggcggcggcgggggcgcgggaGGAGGACCCCCCGGGCCCCCGGGGGAGATGGCCTCCGACGACGAccggtcggtggcggcggactcGTGGTCCATCAAGAGCGACTACGGGAGCACCCTCGACGACGAGCAGCGgtacgccgacgccgccgaggtcctcctcgcctcctcctcctccgccgccgccgcctccggccccgccgccgccacgacggcgTCGGTCGCCGCCAACCCCTCCGGAGATTTCAG CTTTGACAAGGACGTGCCAGACTCCGCCGATATGGAGCCGCCGTTGCTGGGCCTGCCGAATTATCATCAGGATGGTTCTTATGCAGAATACCTTGCTAATTTTCAAGAACGGAGCCACACAGATGACTG GTTTGGCACGGAGAACATGGATGTCCTCGTAAGCTGGACGAAAAACTTATGTTCCAACAAGGATTTGCGTAGCTGCAGTGTACTCGACATAGGAACTGGGAGCGGTCGACTCTCGCAACAGCTTGCAAAGCAAGG GTTCTCTGATCTGACTGGGATCGACCACAGTGAAGGTGCAATTGAGGTTGCTCGTAATCTTGCTATCCGTGATGGGTTTGAGCACATTAATTTCTTG GTTGATGATGTGTTAGAGTCAAAGTTGGAGAGGAGATTTGAACTTGTGATGGATGAAGGAACTCTGGACACGATTGGGTTGCACCCCGATGGACCTGTAAAGAG AATGATGTATTGGCAGTCGGTTGCAGGGCTGGTTTCTCCTGGTGGCATACTG GTCATCACATCATGTAGCAGAACCAAGGATGAGTTGGTCCAGGAGGTAGAGAGCTTCAACCAGAGAAAGCTCAGTGCTATGGGCTCCGAAGGTGCGCAGGCCAGTGATACTGCGGTGTTCAAGTACATCGACCATGTCCAAACGTACCCCATCGTGGATAGTTCCTGCATCACGACCGTTGCTTTCTCGCATAGCTGA